One part of the Hyphomicrobiales bacterium genome encodes these proteins:
- a CDS encoding RsmB/NOP family class I SAM-dependent RNA methyltransferase, with protein sequence MSAQNARQAANKAKRRQPPPAENKKPIPGLAARQRAADLVFGVLVEGEALDGAFQGKLSADDHAAADRALTQALVLTTLRRLPTLDHAINACLDKPLHASAAKAMAILRVMAAQLLVLDMADHAAVTLAVEDAARRKDARKLKGLINAVGRRMVREKDTLLAGTPASDLPVWLTERWTRTYGTETVQRIAGAMRYQPAIDLTLKPDADINKWLEAFADHDPVALNDRSIRLTKPGGIERLPGYYDGVWWVQDIAATLPARILLETLAKPGEARVLDLCAAPGGKTAQLASAGCKVTSVDQSAPRMKRLASNMTRLQLTADTQVADALAYTANKPFDAVLLDAPCSATGTLRRNPDIGYLRQEGDVRALAKLQADLLTHAATLVTPGGVLVFATCSLEPEEGEAQIKRFLRNHEGWALVPVDPNLAPPDSVQRDETLRTLPHMAANADGSANGMDGFFAACLRAPH encoded by the coding sequence TTGAGCGCGCAAAACGCGCGCCAGGCCGCCAACAAAGCCAAACGTCGCCAGCCACCACCGGCTGAAAACAAAAAGCCGATACCAGGACTGGCCGCGCGGCAACGTGCGGCGGATCTGGTTTTTGGCGTTCTGGTCGAGGGCGAGGCGCTCGACGGTGCGTTTCAGGGAAAACTCAGCGCAGACGACCACGCCGCCGCTGACCGCGCACTGACCCAGGCCCTGGTGCTCACCACCTTGCGGCGCTTGCCGACGCTCGACCACGCGATCAATGCCTGCCTGGACAAACCGCTGCACGCCAGCGCGGCCAAGGCCATGGCAATCTTGCGGGTTATGGCGGCACAATTGCTGGTGCTCGACATGGCCGATCATGCCGCCGTCACGTTGGCGGTGGAGGATGCCGCCCGCCGCAAAGACGCGCGCAAGCTGAAAGGCCTCATCAACGCTGTCGGTCGGCGCATGGTGCGCGAAAAAGATACGCTTCTCGCGGGTACCCCGGCCTCCGATCTACCGGTCTGGCTCACCGAGCGGTGGACGCGAACCTATGGAACAGAGACCGTTCAGAGGATCGCCGGCGCCATGCGCTACCAACCAGCGATTGATCTGACGCTTAAGCCCGATGCCGATATCAACAAATGGCTTGAGGCATTCGCAGACCATGACCCGGTCGCCCTTAATGACCGGTCGATCCGCCTCACCAAACCCGGTGGCATTGAGCGCCTGCCCGGCTATTACGATGGCGTTTGGTGGGTTCAGGATATTGCCGCCACGCTACCCGCGCGCATCCTGCTCGAAACGCTGGCCAAACCGGGCGAAGCCAGGGTTCTCGACCTGTGTGCAGCGCCAGGCGGCAAGACTGCGCAGCTGGCGAGCGCAGGATGCAAGGTCACCAGTGTCGATCAATCAGCCCCGCGGATGAAACGGCTCGCCTCCAATATGACCCGCCTGCAACTGACTGCTGACACGCAGGTGGCGGACGCTTTGGCGTACACCGCGAACAAGCCATTCGACGCGGTGCTGCTCGATGCGCCGTGTTCTGCCACCGGGACTCTGCGCCGCAACCCCGATATCGGGTATCTGCGACAGGAAGGCGACGTGCGCGCCTTGGCCAAGCTGCAAGCGGACTTGCTCACCCATGCCGCCACTCTGGTAACGCCGGGCGGTGTTCTGGTTTTTGCCACTTGCTCGCTCGAACCAGAAGAGGGCGAAGCGCAAATCAAACGGTTCTTGCGCAACCATGAGGGCTGGGCACTCGTGCCGGTCGATCCGAACCTCGCACCGCCTGACTCGGTACAACGAGACGAAACGCTTCGCACCTTGCCGCACATGGCGGCCAACGCCGATGGTTCGGCCAATGGCATGGACGGGTTTTTTGCCGCCTGTTTGCGCGCCCCGCATTGA
- a CDS encoding DUF1674 domain-containing protein has translation MSDQKDEKAKRRKAAAARAKAEAEARRAQITKKAEEAPKEIDGRGGLDPVRYDDWEIKGLTSDF, from the coding sequence ATGAGCGATCAAAAGGACGAAAAGGCCAAGCGCCGCAAGGCTGCTGCGGCGCGCGCCAAAGCCGAGGCCGAGGCGCGCCGCGCTCAGATCACCAAGAAGGCTGAAGAAGCGCCCAAGGAAATCGATGGTCGCGGTGGGCTTGACCCAGTCCGTTATGACGATTGGGAGATCAAAGGCCTGACGTCAGACTTCTGA
- a CDS encoding sigma-70 family RNA polymerase sigma factor → MPRSSQPDTRSEAAKADAQRHAAWLEAVAQRQDRAAFADLFNHFGPRVKAYLMRLGADDAMAEEVAQDVMVTVWRKAALFDRSKSSAATWLFRIARNRRIDVLRRKRTINVDTETMVIEDENLPDPNETLDEEKRQKRIRQALAELPEQQLQLVELAFFTELSHSQIAEETGLPLGTVKSRIRLAFGRLRRLLEDDDQVDAPSS, encoded by the coding sequence ATGCCGCGTTCCTCGCAGCCTGACACCCGATCTGAAGCCGCAAAGGCCGACGCGCAACGCCATGCGGCGTGGCTCGAAGCGGTGGCGCAGCGGCAGGATCGCGCTGCGTTCGCCGACTTGTTCAACCATTTCGGACCGCGCGTAAAAGCCTATTTGATGCGGCTAGGGGCTGACGATGCGATGGCCGAAGAGGTCGCCCAAGACGTGATGGTCACGGTCTGGCGCAAGGCGGCATTGTTCGATCGGTCAAAAAGCTCGGCGGCAACCTGGCTTTTTCGCATCGCCCGCAATCGCCGCATCGATGTGCTGCGGCGCAAGCGCACCATCAATGTCGATACTGAGACGATGGTGATTGAGGACGAAAATCTTCCTGATCCCAACGAAACACTGGACGAAGAAAAACGGCAAAAACGCATCCGCCAAGCGCTCGCCGAACTGCCAGAGCAGCAGTTGCAATTGGTGGAACTCGCCTTTTTCACCGAGCTTTCTCATAGCCAAATCGCCGAAGAAACCGGCTTGCCGCTGGGCACGGTCAAATCGCGTATTCGCCTCGCCTTCGGCCGCCTGCGCCGTCTGCTTGAGGACGATGATCAAGTCGACGCGCCCAGCAGCTAG
- a CDS encoding heparinase II/III family protein → MTSRQRAISAGFSTLMVGTWSARRACFQLVPRDMRTADPTRASEWIEGYIALADGIIELNGRKLFSIEPPSDAFARELHSFGWLHHLRAYELSSTTAKQAQAIAADHARGHVLDWIANRRKLPALARTPMMAANRALALTQHAAFLLDEADPQDYRTIMASILDDARFAFIHRAEVSDPTDHCLLVLACASVAHALREHLALRQLTRDALTSALKNAFHADGGPRTRRPGDLPPLLATMLSLKALMQARDMPVPQRLLQSIENGLRLLRMLRHPDGTLARFQGTDSIIGLETDLVATILFFDTERGPLPILAPDTGYARLEAPGSVVLLDCGIAPPPDASRQAHASTLAFEWSFDATKIITSAPEIGYTVDADLLEQRRTSAQSTLSVGGVSSANFPDSRPDSVMMADSLGVTAEKSQEAPTRSLRARHTGYRQKFGVDHTRSITLSDNGRVIEGYDQLLLPSGALASNNRSPFALAFQLQPGARVRSEGERRLRITLRHHTIMFETEAGTVSVIDPTDRPTYRGPSRARRIVVDGPVSGPTEVHWRFIVQLGGGYETASSAPAETETPASSPD, encoded by the coding sequence TTGACGAGCCGGCAACGGGCCATCAGTGCCGGTTTTTCGACACTCATGGTCGGCACATGGTCGGCTAGGCGCGCCTGTTTCCAGCTCGTCCCACGCGACATGCGCACCGCCGATCCTACCCGCGCCAGCGAATGGATCGAAGGCTACATCGCACTGGCCGACGGGATTATTGAGCTCAATGGTCGCAAGCTCTTTTCCATCGAACCGCCCAGCGATGCGTTTGCACGCGAACTCCATTCATTCGGCTGGCTCCACCATTTGCGCGCCTATGAGCTGTCCTCAACAACCGCCAAGCAGGCCCAGGCGATTGCCGCCGACCATGCTCGCGGTCATGTGCTCGATTGGATTGCCAACCGCCGCAAACTCCCTGCCCTAGCGCGGACGCCAATGATGGCGGCAAACCGTGCCCTGGCGCTCACCCAACATGCCGCGTTTCTGCTCGATGAAGCCGATCCGCAGGATTATCGCACCATCATGGCAAGCATTCTTGACGATGCGCGCTTTGCCTTCATCCACCGGGCGGAAGTCAGCGATCCAACCGACCATTGCCTGTTGGTGCTAGCGTGTGCGTCCGTGGCACACGCGCTGCGCGAACACCTTGCGCTGCGCCAATTGACTCGAGACGCGCTGACATCGGCTTTAAAAAATGCCTTCCACGCCGATGGCGGACCGCGCACCCGCCGCCCCGGTGATTTGCCACCGCTGCTGGCGACCATGCTGTCGCTGAAGGCGCTGATGCAAGCCCGCGACATGCCGGTGCCGCAAAGGCTGCTGCAATCGATCGAAAACGGGCTGCGCTTGCTGCGCATGCTCCGTCATCCCGATGGCACGCTAGCGCGCTTCCAAGGCACCGATAGCATTATCGGCCTAGAAACCGACCTTGTCGCAACGATCCTCTTTTTCGATACCGAGCGCGGGCCGCTACCGATCCTCGCACCGGACACCGGCTACGCCCGCCTGGAAGCGCCTGGCTCCGTGGTGTTGCTGGATTGCGGCATAGCCCCGCCACCCGACGCGAGCCGCCAGGCCCACGCGTCGACGCTGGCCTTTGAATGGAGTTTCGACGCCACCAAGATCATCACCAGTGCGCCGGAGATCGGTTACACTGTCGATGCCGATCTCTTGGAGCAACGGCGCACCAGCGCGCAATCGACGCTTTCAGTGGGCGGCGTATCATCGGCCAATTTTCCCGACAGCCGCCCCGACAGCGTCATGATGGCCGACAGCTTGGGTGTCACGGCAGAAAAATCGCAAGAGGCGCCGACCCGCAGCCTGCGCGCGCGCCATACCGGCTATCGCCAAAAGTTCGGCGTCGATCACACACGATCCATCACCCTGTCGGACAACGGACGCGTGATCGAAGGTTACGATCAATTGCTCCTGCCGTCGGGCGCCCTCGCCTCGAACAATCGCAGCCCCTTTGCGCTTGCCTTCCAACTGCAACCAGGTGCGCGTGTGCGCAGTGAGGGGGAACGGCGTTTGCGGATCACTCTGCGTCATCACACGATCATGTTTGAGACCGAGGCCGGCACGGTTTCGGTGATTGATCCGACCGACCGGCCAACCTATCGCGGTCCAAGCCGCGCCAGACGCATCGTCGTTGATGGACCGGTGTCCGGTCCGACCGAGGTGCACTGGCGCTTCATCGTTCAACTGGGCGGTGGCTACGAGACCGCTTCAAGCGCACCGGCCGAGACCGAAACACCAGCCTCGTCCCCAGATTAG
- the htpX gene encoding zinc metalloprotease HtpX, with amino-acid sequence MSVMRTGILLAGLTALFMGVGFLIGGTSGMAIAFVIAAGMNLFSYWNADKMVLRMHNAQEVDDRSAPQLVAMVRQLAEHANLPMPKVYVINTPQPNAFATGRNPENAAVAATTGLLETLTQEEVVGVMAHELAHVKNRDTLTMTITATLAGAISMLGNFALFFGNNRNNPLGIVGVLAAMIVAPMAAMMVQMAISRTREFAADKLAAEICGRPDWLASALARIGQLSQRGRIESAERNPATAHLFIANPLSGSRFAGLFATHPPMEQRIAKLNELGMSWGDDPFSLGGEQNRSGGATFRDTKGPWG; translated from the coding sequence ATGAGCGTTATGCGCACTGGTATCCTTCTCGCCGGCCTCACCGCCCTTTTCATGGGGGTCGGCTTTCTCATCGGCGGCACAAGCGGCATGGCGATCGCCTTCGTCATTGCAGCCGGCATGAACCTGTTCAGCTATTGGAACGCCGACAAAATGGTGCTGCGCATGCACAACGCGCAGGAGGTGGATGATCGCTCCGCCCCGCAGCTTGTGGCCATGGTGCGCCAACTCGCCGAGCATGCCAACTTGCCGATGCCCAAGGTGTACGTGATCAACACACCGCAGCCGAACGCGTTTGCCACGGGCCGCAATCCTGAAAATGCTGCAGTCGCCGCGACCACGGGGCTGCTTGAAACGCTGACCCAAGAAGAGGTCGTCGGCGTGATGGCGCACGAGCTAGCGCATGTGAAGAACCGCGACACCTTGACCATGACAATCACCGCCACGCTGGCCGGTGCAATCTCCATGCTGGGCAATTTCGCGCTGTTCTTCGGCAACAACCGCAACAACCCGCTCGGCATTGTCGGCGTGTTGGCAGCTATGATCGTCGCCCCGATGGCGGCCATGATGGTGCAAATGGCGATTTCACGAACCCGCGAATTTGCCGCCGACAAACTGGCCGCTGAAATCTGCGGACGGCCGGATTGGCTTGCCTCGGCCCTGGCGCGCATTGGCCAACTTTCTCAGCGTGGCCGGATCGAAAGCGCTGAACGCAACCCCGCCACGGCGCATTTGTTCATCGCCAACCCGCTTTCTGGCTCGCGCTTCGCTGGCCTGTTCGCGACACACCCGCCCATGGAACAGCGTATCGCCAAACTCAACGAGCTCGGCATGAGCTGGGGTGATGATCCTTTCTCGTTGGGTGGCGAACAGAACCGATCCGGCGGCGCTACGTTTCGCGACACCAAAGGCCCTTGGGGTTGA
- a CDS encoding TraR/DksA family transcriptional regulator, whose amino-acid sequence MIAFDDARKRLKSRLAELDHRLVDIEHDLDEAKPADFEEAASDREGDEMLEELGSVGLMEVRMIEAALKRLDEGTYGTCVSCGEEISAERLEAVPHTPLCRTCAGAGKH is encoded by the coding sequence ATGATCGCATTCGACGACGCCCGTAAACGCCTGAAATCCCGCTTGGCGGAGCTTGATCATCGCCTGGTCGACATCGAACATGATCTGGACGAAGCCAAGCCCGCCGACTTTGAGGAAGCGGCCAGCGACCGCGAGGGCGACGAAATGCTCGAAGAGCTGGGCTCCGTTGGCCTGATGGAAGTGCGCATGATCGAAGCCGCGCTGAAGCGGCTGGATGAAGGGACCTATGGCACCTGCGTATCCTGCGGCGAGGAGATTTCGGCCGAACGCCTTGAAGCAGTGCCCCATACGCCGCTATGCCGAACCTGTGCTGGGGCCGGCAAGCACTGA